In Perca fluviatilis chromosome 18, GENO_Pfluv_1.0, whole genome shotgun sequence, one genomic interval encodes:
- the trib2 gene encoding tribbles homolog 2, with amino-acid sequence MNIQRSNPINISRYGRSRHKSHDFEELSCLRTTESHQSFSPNLGSPSPPETPDSSHCISRIGDYLLLEPLEGDHVFRAAHLHSGEELVCKVFDIGRYQESLAAYFALGQHQHINQILEILLGETRAYVFFERSYGDMHSFVRTCKKLREDEAARLFHQIASAVAHCHDNGLVLRDLKLRKFVFKNEDRSLVKLESLEDTYILDGHDDSLSDKHGCPAYVSPEILNANGSYSGKAADVWSLGVMLYTILVGRYPFHDVEPGSLFSKIRRGHFNIPETLTPKAKCLIRSILRREPAERLTSREILEHPWFASSGALGGPAAHGRGEREQEQLVPEVNMEEELEQFFR; translated from the exons ATGAACATACAGAGGTCAAATCCAATTAACATTTCACGTTATGGGAGATCGCGGCACAAATCGCACGATTTCGAAGAATTATCTTGTTTAAGGACTACAGAGTCGCACCAGAGTTTCAGTCCCAACCTCGGGTCCCCCAGCCCGCCGGAGACCCCGGACTCCTCGCACTGTATCTCCCGCATCGGGGACTACCTTTTGTTGGAGCCACTGGAGGGAGACCACGTTTTCAGAGCCGCCCACCTGCACAGCGGGGAAGAGCTCGTATGTAAG GTTTTTGACATTGGCCGATACCAGGAGTCACTGGCGGCCTACTTTGCCCTGGGCCAGCACCAGCATATTAACCAAATCCTGGAGATCTTGCTCGGGGAGACTCGAGCCTATGTGTTCTTTGAGAGAAGCTATGGCGACATGCACTCTTTTGTCCGCACCTGCAAGAAGTTGCGGGAGGACGAAGCTGCCAGACTCTTCCATCAGATAGCCTCGGCTGTGGCACATTGCCACGACAACGGACTGGTCCTCCGTGATCTCAAACTGAGGAAGTTTGTCTTCAAGAATGAGGACCG AAGCCTCGTGAAGCTGGAGAGCCTCGAGGACACTTATATCCTGGACGGTCATGATGACTCCCTGTCAGACAAACATGGCTGCCCAGCCTATGTCAGTCCTGAGATCCTCAATGCCAATGGCAGCTATTCGGGGAAGGCCGCCGATGTCTGGAGTCTGGGCGTCATGCTTTACACTATCCTCGTGGGGCGCTACCCTTTCCACGACGTTGAGCCCGGCTCTCTGTTCAGCAAAATCCGCAGGGGCCACTTCAACATCCCGGAGACGCTCACACCCAAGGCCAAGTGCCTGATCCGCTCCATCCTCCGCCGGGAACCCGCCGAGCGCCTCACCTCTCGGGAGATTCTGGAGCACCCCTGGTTTGCCTCCTCCGGAGCACTAGGGGGCCCCGCAGCGCACggcagaggagaaagagagcaggAGCAGCTGGTGCCTGAGGTGAACATGGAAGAGGAGCTGGAGCAGTTCTTCCGCTGA